The following coding sequences are from one Triticum aestivum cultivar Chinese Spring chromosome 5A, IWGSC CS RefSeq v2.1, whole genome shotgun sequence window:
- the LOC123103926 gene encoding PHD finger protein PERSISTENT TAPETAL CELL 1, with amino-acid sequence MAAKMVISLGGSRRRKRGEVLFRFDSFCQPGYPAQLAGAFRDNVRTLLGLAHLEAGVQGETRCWSFQLELHRHPPTVVRLFVVEEEVAASPHRQCHLCRVIGWGRHLICSKRFHFVLPKRESSVETDGLCYGIGHGGGGAEKASKGTATSRGHLLHGIVHLNGYGHLVALHGFEGGSDFVSGHQIMDLWDRICSALHVRTVSLVDTARKGHMVLRLLHGVAYGDTWFGRWGYRYGRPSYGVALQSYQQSLHALQSIPLCVLEPHLSCFSQELPMVVTKYQAISGHKLLNLGDLLRFMLELRTRLPATSVTAMDYRGIMSDASCRWSAKRVDMAARAVVDALRRSEAPAARWVTRQEVRDAARTYIGDTGLLDFVLKSLGNHIVGNYVVRRAMNPVTKVLEYCLEDVSSVLPAAVGAGAGVPPGHGKMRVRFHLTRAQLMRDLVHLYRHVLKEPSQALTTGAFGAIPVAVRMVLDIKHFVKDYHEGMAATNSGVVGHVYISLCCTLIVRNGSPELVPPYETVTVPAHATVGELKWEVQRLFRDMYLGLRTFTAECVVGIGAGLEASPALGLIGVGSTVVVEGVVGEQQEPAEEGDQRKKAATVCEGGGDVGERVVDCVCGADDDDGERMACCDICEAWQHTRCAGVADTEDVPHVFLCSRCDNDVASFPALNC; translated from the exons ATGGCTGCTAAGATGGTGATCAGCCTGGGGGGCTCGCGGCGGCGGAAGCGCGGCGAGGTGCTGTTCCGGTTCGACTCCTTCTGCCAGCCCGGCTACCCGGCGCAGCTCGCCGGCGCGTTCCGGGACAACGTCAGGACCCTGCTCGGGCTCGCGCACCTGGAGGCCGGCGTCCAGGGGGAGACCAGGTGCTGGTCGTTCCAGCTCGAGCTGCACCGCCACCCGCCCACCGTCGTCAGGCTCTTCGTCGTCGAGGAGGAggtcgccgcctcgccgcaccgCCAGTGCCACCTCTGCCGTGTCATCG GTTGGGGTCGGCACCTGATATGCAGCAAGAGGTTTCACTTCGTGCTGCCCAAGAGGGAGTCCTCCGTGGAGACCGACGGGCTGTGCTACGGGATCGGccacggtggcggcggcgccgaGAAGGCGTCGAAAGGGACGGCGACCTCCAGGGGCCACCTGCTGCACGGCATCGTGCACCTCAACGGCTACGGCCACCTCGTCGCCCTCCACGGCTTCGAGGGCGGCTCCGACTTCGTCTCCGGCCACCAGATCATGGACCTCTGGGACCGCATATGCTCAGCCTTGCACGTAAG GACGGTGAGCCTTGTGGACACGGCGAGGAAAGGGCACATGGTGCTCAGGCTGCTGCACGGCGTCGCGTACGGCGACACATGGTTCGGCCGGTGGGGCTACAGGTACGGCCGCCCGAGCTACGGCGTCGCGCTGCAGTCGTACCAGCAGTCCCTCCACGCGCTCCAGTCCATACCGCTCTGCGTGCTCGAGCCGCACCTCTCCTGCTTCAGCCAGGAGCTCCCCATGGTGGTCACCAAGTACCAGGCCATCAGCGGGCACAAGCTGCTCAACCTCGGCGACCTCCTCCGCTTCATGCTCGAGCTCCGGACCCGCCTGCCGGCCACCTCCGTCACCGCGATGGACTACCGCGGCATCATGTCCGACGCGTCGTGCCGGTGGTCGGCCAAGCGCGTGGACATGGCGGCCCGCGCCGTCGTGGACGCGCTCCGACGGTCCGAGGCGCCGGCCGCGCGGTGGGTCACGCGGCAAGAGGTGCGGGACGCGGCGCGCACGTACATCGGCGACACGGGCCTCCTCGACTTCGTGCTCAAGTCCCTCGGCAACCACATCGTTGGCAACTACGTGGTGCGGCGCGCCATGAACCCGGTGACCAAGGTGCTCGAGTACTGCCTGGAGGACGTGTCCAGCGTGCTCCCGGCGGCGGTCGGagcaggagccggcgtgccgccgggCCACGGCAAGATGAGGGTGCGGTTCCACCTCACCAGGGCACAGCTCATGAGAGACCTTGTGCACCTGTACAGGCACGTGCTCAAGGAGCCGAGCCAGGCGCTCACCACCGGCGCGTTCGGCGCGATCCCGGTGGCGGTAAGGATGGTCTTGGACATCAAACACTTCGTCAAGGACTACCACGAAGGGATGGCTGCCACCAACAGCGGCGTAGTCGGGCATGTCTACATCAGCCTTTGCTGCACCTTGATCGTGAGGAACGGGAGCCCGGAGCTGGTTCCGCCGTACGAGACGGTGACCGTGCCGGCGCATGCCACCGTGGGCGAACTCAAGTGGGAAGTGCAGAGGCTGTTCAGAGATATGTACCTCGGCCTGAGGACCTTCACGGCTGAGTGCGTCGTGGGGATCGGCGCCGGCCTAGAGGCCAGCCCGGCGCTCGGACTGATCGGCGTGGGGAGCACCGTCGTGGTCGAAGGGGTGGTCGGCGAGCAGCAGGAACCGGCCGAGGAGGGCGACCAGAGGAAGAAAGCGGCTACCGTGTGCGAGGGGGGCGGCGACGTCGGAGAGAGGGTCGTAGACTGCGTATGTGGcgcggacgacgacgacggcgagcgcATGGCGTGCTGCGACATCTGCGAGGCATGGCAGCACACGCGGTGCGCCGGGGTCGCGGACACGGAGGACGTCCCGCACGTCTTCCTCTGCAGCCGGTGCGACAACGACGTGGCTTCGTTCCCGGCCTTGAACTGCTAG